The following are encoded together in the Lathyrus oleraceus cultivar Zhongwan6 chromosome 3, CAAS_Psat_ZW6_1.0, whole genome shotgun sequence genome:
- the LOC127132475 gene encoding chloroplast stem-loop binding protein of 41 kDa b, chloroplastic: MARLVALQQNQLSFPPLASSLSDFNGTRLQTHIQLKRKTWKPKGSFYVSASSTKKILIMGGTRFIGVFLSRQLVKEGHQVTLFTRGKAPITQQLPGESDTDFADFSSKILHLKGDRKDYDFVKSSLSAEGFDVVYDINGREAEEVEPILDALPNLEQFIYCSSAGVYLKSDLLPHAEIDAVDPKSRHKGKLETESLLQSKDVNWTSIRPVYIYGPLNYNPVEEWFFHRLKAGRPIPIPGSGIQITQLGHVKDLATAFLKVLGNNKASKQIFNISGDKYVTFDGLARACAKAGGFPEPELVHYNPKDFDFGKKKSFPFRDQHFFASVEKAKSVLGLEPDYGLVEGLTDSYNLDFGRGTFRKEADFSTDDIILGKSLVSV, translated from the exons ATGGCTAGATTAGTGGCACTCCAACAGAATCAACTATCTTTCCCTCCTTTAGCTTCCTCTCTTTCTGATTTCAATGGAACAAGACTTCAAACTCATATTCAG ttgaaaagaaaaacatgGAAGCCAAAAGGATCCTTCTATGTCTCAGCATCAAGCACAAAGAAAATTCTCATCATGGGAGGTACTAGATTCATTGGTGTGTTTTTGTCTAGGCAACTTGTCAAAGAAGGTCACCAG GTAACTTTATTTACAAGAGGAAAAGCACCTATCACTCAACAATTGCCAGGTGAATCAGACACTGATTTTGCTGATTTTTCTTCAAAG ATCTTGCATTTGAAAGGAGACAGGAAGGACTATGATTTTGTAAAATCTAGTCTCTCAGCAGAAGGATTTGATGTTGTTTATGACATAAATG GACGAGAGGCGGAAGAAGTTGAACCAATACTTGATGCTCTCCCTAATCTAGAACA GTTCATTTACTGCTCTTCTGCCGGTGTCTATCTCAAATCGGATTTATTACCTCACGCCGAG ATTGATGCAGTTGACCCTAAGAGCAGGCACAAGGGAAAGCTTGAAACAGAAAGCTTGTTGCAATCAAAGGATGTTAATTGGACTTCTATAAGGCCGGTTTACATTTATGGACCTTTGAACTACAACCCTGTTGAAGAGTGGTTCTTCCACAGACTGAAAGCCGGTCGCCCGATTCCTATTCCCGGCTCAGGAATACAGATAACACAGCTTGGTCATGTTAAG GATCTGGCGACAGCATTTCTGAAGGTtcttggaaacaataaagctAGCAAGCAGATATTCAACATCTCAGGAGACAAATATGTCACATTTGACGGACTAGCGAGAGCATGTGCTAAG GCCGGCGGGTTCCCTGAACCCGAGCTCGTTCACTACAATCCTAAAGACTTTGATTTTGGGAAAAAGAAGTCATTTCCCTTTCGCGACCAG CATTTCTTTGCATCAGTGGAGAAAGCAAAGAGTGTGCTTGGATTGGAACCTGACTATGGGCTTGTAGAGGGTCTTACAGATTCGTATAACCTCGATTTTGGTAGAGGAACTTTCCGCAAAGAAGCTGATTTTTCAACCGATGATATAATTCTTGGCAAGAGTCTTGTTAGTGTATGA